From a single Streptomyces sp. NBC_00377 genomic region:
- a CDS encoding lysylphosphatidylglycerol synthase transmembrane domain-containing protein, with translation MTLLPLDDPASPPQPPTADDRRRPLAVTATRRALALSPVLLLAVWAAVDWDAVRDGTALLAGADLWWLLAGLLFTYLGSVAAACVRQGAIADRLPPGPLLASQIAAGAANHILPASIGAHAVTVRFLQRQGIPLPRATASVALYSLVRAVAKTPVVLIFLLAAPSAVPPARLLPEGRTLLLAAGGLLLAPAAGAAVFVLVRPLRQPTVDFLRTALTDARHLHTRPGRFLPLWGGAAAAPLIQASVVASVGTALGVPLSWPQLLFAFLAASTAAGAVPAPGGIGPVDAALVLTLAGYGTPLPLATATVIGYRVLTVWVPMVPGMLVLSALVQREQL, from the coding sequence GTGACCCTGCTGCCCCTGGACGACCCCGCGTCCCCGCCCCAGCCACCGACCGCGGACGATCGCCGCCGCCCTCTTGCCGTCACGGCCACCCGCCGGGCGCTCGCCCTGTCCCCGGTCCTGCTGCTCGCGGTGTGGGCGGCGGTCGACTGGGACGCCGTGCGCGACGGAACCGCACTGCTGGCCGGCGCCGACCTCTGGTGGCTGCTGGCCGGACTCCTCTTCACCTACCTGGGTTCGGTCGCCGCGGCCTGCGTCCGCCAGGGCGCGATCGCGGACCGGCTGCCCCCGGGCCCCCTGCTGGCCTCGCAGATCGCCGCGGGGGCCGCCAACCACATCCTGCCGGCGAGCATAGGCGCGCACGCGGTCACGGTCCGCTTCCTGCAACGCCAGGGCATCCCGCTGCCCCGCGCCACCGCTTCGGTCGCGCTGTACTCCCTGGTCAGAGCCGTGGCGAAGACGCCGGTCGTGCTGATCTTCCTGCTCGCCGCACCCAGCGCCGTGCCTCCGGCCAGACTGCTGCCCGAAGGACGGACGCTGCTGCTGGCCGCCGGCGGTCTGCTGCTGGCCCCCGCGGCGGGAGCGGCGGTGTTCGTCCTGGTACGGCCGCTGCGCCAGCCCACCGTGGACTTCCTGCGGACGGCCCTCACGGACGCCCGGCACCTGCACACCCGCCCCGGCCGCTTCCTCCCGCTGTGGGGCGGAGCGGCCGCGGCGCCGCTGATCCAGGCGAGCGTGGTGGCCTCGGTGGGCACGGCGCTGGGCGTGCCGCTCTCCTGGCCGCAGCTGCTCTTCGCGTTCCTCGCGGCGAGCACCGCCGCCGGCGCCGTGCCCGCGCCGGGCGGCATCGGCCCGGTCGACGCGGCCCTGGTCCTCACCCTGGCCGGTTACGGCACCCCGCTGCCCCTCGCCACGGCGACGGTCATCGGCTACCGGGTCCTGACGGTGTGGGTGCCCATGGTGCCCGGGATGCTGGTGCTGTCGGCCCTGGTGCAGCGCGAGCAGCTGTGA
- the murC gene encoding UDP-N-acetylmuramate--L-alanine ligase, with translation MAPGLPTAMDRPHFIGIGGAGMSGIAKILAQRGAKVAGSDAKESETAAALRALGATVHIGHAAGHLADDASCVVVSSAIRADNPELARAAELGIPVVHRSDALARLMDGLRPIAVAGTHGKTTTTSMLAVSLSELGLNPSYAIGGDLDAPGSNALHGEGEIFVAEADESDRSFHKYAPEVAIVLNVELDHHANYASMDEIYASFETFAQKIVPGGTLVITADQEGARELTRRVEGVRVVTYGEAEDADVRVLSVVPQGLRSEVTVLLDDQRLTFTVSVPGRHYAHNAVAALAAGVALGVPAAELAPALAAYTGVKRRLQLKGEAAGVQVVDSYAHHPTEMTADLEAMRAAVGDARILVLFQPHLFSRTQELGREMGQALALADASVVLDIYPAREDPLPGVTSELIIDAARTAGADVTAVHDKETAPGVVAGMAKAGDLVLTMGAGDVTDLGPRILDRLSQ, from the coding sequence ATGGCACCCGGCCTTCCTACCGCCATGGACCGACCGCACTTCATCGGCATCGGTGGGGCGGGGATGTCGGGGATCGCGAAGATCCTGGCTCAGCGCGGGGCGAAGGTGGCCGGCAGCGACGCCAAGGAGTCCGAGACCGCGGCCGCGCTGCGGGCGCTCGGGGCGACGGTGCACATCGGCCATGCCGCCGGGCACCTGGCCGACGACGCCAGCTGCGTCGTGGTGTCCTCGGCGATCCGCGCGGACAACCCGGAGCTGGCCCGCGCGGCCGAGCTGGGCATTCCGGTGGTCCACCGTTCGGACGCGCTCGCCCGGCTGATGGACGGCCTGCGCCCGATCGCCGTCGCCGGCACGCACGGCAAGACGACCACCACGTCCATGCTGGCGGTATCGCTGTCCGAGCTGGGCCTCAACCCCTCGTACGCGATCGGCGGCGACCTGGACGCGCCCGGTTCCAACGCACTGCACGGCGAGGGCGAGATCTTCGTCGCCGAGGCGGACGAATCGGACCGCAGCTTCCACAAGTACGCGCCCGAGGTCGCCATCGTCCTCAACGTGGAGCTGGACCACCACGCCAACTACGCCTCGATGGACGAGATCTACGCCTCCTTCGAGACCTTCGCCCAGAAGATCGTGCCCGGCGGCACCCTGGTGATCACCGCCGACCAGGAGGGCGCACGGGAACTGACCCGGCGGGTCGAGGGCGTGCGGGTGGTGACGTACGGGGAGGCCGAGGACGCCGACGTGCGGGTGCTGTCCGTCGTCCCCCAGGGGCTGAGGAGCGAGGTGACCGTGCTGCTCGACGATCAGCGGCTCACCTTCACGGTCTCCGTGCCCGGCCGCCACTACGCGCACAACGCCGTCGCCGCGCTGGCCGCCGGCGTCGCCCTGGGCGTCCCGGCCGCGGAACTGGCCCCCGCCCTGGCCGCCTACACCGGCGTCAAGCGCCGGCTCCAGCTCAAGGGCGAGGCGGCGGGCGTCCAGGTGGTCGACTCCTACGCCCACCACCCGACGGAGATGACGGCCGACCTGGAGGCGATGCGCGCGGCGGTCGGCGACGCCCGCATCCTCGTCCTCTTCCAGCCGCACCTGTTCTCCAGGACGCAGGAACTGGGCAGGGAGATGGGGCAGGCGCTGGCCCTGGCGGACGCCTCCGTCGTCCTCGACATCTACCCCGCCCGCGAGGACCCGCTGCCGGGCGTGACCAGCGAGCTGATCATCGACGCGGCCCGGACGGCGGGCGCGGACGTGACCGCGGTGCACGACAAGGAGACGGCGCCGGGGGTGGTGGCGGGAATGGCGAAGGCCGGTGATCTCGTTCTCACCATGGGCGCGGGCGACGTGACGGACCTGGGCCCGCGCATCCTGGACCGACTTTCCCAGTAA
- a CDS encoding ferredoxin reductase family protein, whose protein sequence is MTTVQSPPVPPTAIRPKVVARTGLYAVLAVNAAVVTLFAVQAGFASNALVVIGRFAGLYGALLMAFQLLLVARLPWLDRRIGMDRLTNWHRWTGFGLLWTLVGHVVFITFGYADSSSMNPVSQLVDLAETVEGVLRAAVAVVLILVIGGVSARWARRRLAYETWHFIHLYTYVAVVLAFTHQVAVGTTFTASAAATAYWYAVWGTALGSVFLGRLVLPLWRNWRHQLRVEAVVPEADNVVSVYITGRDLDRLPARAGQFFLWRFLTKDRWWQANPFSLSAAPDGTRLRLTAKAAGDGSAGLRHIEPGTRVFAEGPYGAFTALHRTRPEALLIAGGVGVTPIRALLEEIHGHAVVIYRVAGERDAVLYDELRELAVAKGAELHLVTGPPVPDRLAPRELLALVPDIAERDVFLCGPPPMMNAVLGTLRELDVPKPQIHFERFSLAG, encoded by the coding sequence GTGACGACCGTCCAATCGCCTCCCGTACCCCCCACGGCGATACGTCCGAAAGTAGTGGCCCGCACCGGCCTGTACGCCGTGCTGGCCGTGAACGCGGCCGTCGTGACCCTCTTCGCCGTCCAGGCGGGCTTCGCCTCCAACGCGCTGGTCGTGATCGGCCGCTTCGCCGGTCTGTACGGCGCTCTGCTGATGGCGTTCCAACTGCTGCTGGTGGCCCGGCTGCCCTGGCTGGACCGCCGCATCGGCATGGACCGGCTGACCAACTGGCACCGCTGGACCGGCTTCGGCCTGCTCTGGACGCTGGTCGGCCACGTGGTCTTCATCACCTTCGGCTACGCCGACTCCTCGTCCATGAACCCGGTGAGCCAGCTCGTCGACCTCGCCGAGACCGTGGAGGGCGTCCTGCGTGCCGCCGTCGCGGTGGTGCTGATCCTGGTCATCGGCGGCGTCTCCGCCCGCTGGGCCCGCCGTCGTCTCGCCTACGAGACGTGGCACTTCATCCACCTGTACACGTACGTCGCCGTGGTGCTGGCCTTCACCCACCAGGTCGCGGTCGGCACGACGTTCACGGCGTCGGCCGCCGCCACGGCCTACTGGTACGCGGTGTGGGGAACAGCCCTCGGCTCGGTGTTCCTTGGCCGCCTGGTCCTGCCGCTGTGGCGGAACTGGCGCCACCAGCTCCGCGTCGAGGCGGTCGTCCCCGAGGCGGACAACGTCGTGTCCGTCTACATCACCGGCCGTGACCTGGACCGGCTGCCCGCCCGGGCCGGTCAGTTCTTCCTGTGGCGGTTCCTGACCAAGGACCGCTGGTGGCAGGCGAACCCGTTCTCCCTGTCGGCCGCGCCCGACGGCACCCGGCTGCGCCTCACCGCGAAGGCGGCGGGCGACGGTTCGGCGGGACTGCGGCACATCGAGCCCGGCACGCGGGTCTTCGCAGAGGGCCCCTACGGCGCCTTCACCGCCCTGCACCGCACCCGTCCCGAGGCGCTGCTCATCGCGGGCGGTGTCGGAGTCACCCCGATCCGGGCGCTCCTGGAGGAGATCCACGGGCACGCGGTGGTCATCTACCGCGTGGCCGGCGAGCGGGACGCCGTGCTCTACGACGAACTGCGCGAGCTCGCCGTGGCCAAGGGCGCCGAGCTGCACCTGGTCACCGGGCCGCCGGTGCCCGACCGGCTCGCGCCGCGCGAACTCCTCGCGCTCGTGCCGGACATCGCCGAGCGGGACGTCTTCCTGTGCGGGCCGCCGCCGATGATGAACGCGGTCCTCGGCACCCTGCGCGAGCTGGACGTGCCCAAGCCGCAGATCCACTTCGAGCGCTTCAGCCTGGCGGGTTGA
- a CDS encoding sensor histidine kinase — MSGGLRHAYRRLRLGTRLALALGALSLVVFGVVGTALTTYMRDYLSAQLDDQLAIAQGAQSKSIVDSGSLTGKKYWGWYYAVYDVRDGAPVLRKPEDPGDLPGDVDDLTALARAQTVADTEVVRTAHLAGTGLYRLRACTVEPGVVLVSGAPMDDLEDTVRHLITIQAVTFGLALLALVVFGRALLRRGLKPLSDMAHTAHGITSHDLTESASRLPLRADAPGGGPEVEELRTAFNTMLQHIDDSLEVRAQAEQRLRRFVADASHELRTPLMSVRGYADLFQYAAANAPGEREGHLARLRAEAARMGFLLDDLLLLARLDAAEVETPLRMENADLVELVEHAADAFRASHPGHPLTLSPGPASAELRMDPHRIRQVLDNLLTNAAVHTRPGTAVCVEVAVSPDTARVHVTDTGPGIPPGDRDRVFDRFYRVDKARSRDRGGSGLGLSVARSLVRAHGGTLELGDAAGATVFTMTLPLGRVPAGQ, encoded by the coding sequence GTGAGCGGGGGACTTCGGCACGCCTACCGCAGACTGCGGCTCGGCACCCGGTTGGCGCTGGCACTCGGCGCGCTGTCGCTGGTGGTGTTCGGGGTCGTCGGCACGGCCCTGACGACCTACATGCGGGACTACCTGTCGGCCCAGCTCGACGACCAGCTCGCGATCGCCCAGGGCGCCCAGTCCAAGAGCATCGTGGACTCCGGCTCGCTGACAGGGAAGAAGTACTGGGGCTGGTACTACGCCGTGTACGACGTACGCGACGGCGCGCCCGTCCTGCGCAAGCCCGAGGACCCCGGCGACCTGCCCGGGGACGTCGACGACCTCACCGCCCTGGCCCGGGCGCAGACCGTCGCCGACACGGAGGTGGTCCGCACCGCGCACCTCGCGGGGACCGGCCTGTACCGGCTGCGCGCCTGCACCGTGGAGCCCGGGGTGGTGCTGGTCAGCGGGGCGCCCATGGACGATCTCGAGGACACCGTCCGCCACCTGATCACGATCCAGGCCGTCACCTTCGGCCTGGCGCTGCTGGCCCTCGTGGTGTTCGGCCGGGCCTTGCTGCGACGCGGCCTGAAACCGCTGAGCGACATGGCGCACACCGCGCACGGCATCACCTCGCACGACCTCACCGAGTCGGCGTCCCGCCTCCCGCTGCGTGCGGACGCGCCGGGCGGCGGTCCCGAGGTGGAGGAGCTGCGGACCGCCTTCAACACGATGTTGCAGCACATCGACGACTCCCTCGAGGTCCGCGCGCAGGCGGAACAGCGCCTGCGGCGCTTCGTCGCCGACGCCTCGCACGAGCTGCGCACGCCGCTGATGTCGGTGCGCGGGTACGCGGACCTCTTCCAGTACGCGGCCGCCAACGCGCCCGGGGAACGGGAGGGGCACCTGGCCCGGCTGCGCGCCGAGGCAGCCCGGATGGGCTTCCTCCTCGACGACCTGCTGCTGCTCGCCAGGCTGGACGCGGCCGAGGTGGAGACACCCCTGCGCATGGAGAACGCCGATCTGGTGGAGCTGGTCGAGCACGCGGCCGACGCGTTCCGCGCGAGCCATCCCGGCCATCCGCTGACGCTGTCGCCGGGACCGGCCTCCGCGGAGTTGCGGATGGACCCGCACCGCATCCGCCAGGTCCTGGACAACCTCCTCACCAACGCGGCCGTGCACACCCGGCCCGGCACCGCCGTCTGCGTCGAGGTCGCCGTCTCGCCGGACACGGCGCGGGTGCACGTCACCGACACGGGTCCCGGTATCCCGCCCGGCGACCGCGACCGCGTCTTCGACCGCTTCTACCGCGTCGACAAGGCCCGCAGCCGTGACCGCGGCGGCAGCGGCCTCGGCCTGTCGGTCGCGCGGTCCCTGGTGCGGGCGCACGGGGGCACCCTGGAACTGGGCGACGCGGCGGGGGCCACGGTGTTCACGATGACGCTGCCCCTGGGTCGGGTCCCGGCGGGGCAGTAG
- a CDS encoding response regulator transcription factor translates to MEKVRLLVVDDDPPIADLVATVARYEGWDAVTANSGAEALRRAAEFRPDIVVLDLMLPDIDGFGVLDRLRHSGTMVPVVFLTARDGVADRVAGLTRGGDDYLVKPFAVEELMARLRTVLRRSAGPGAQRSVLRVADLTMDEDTREVRRGGRLLTLTPTEYEVLRYLMRKSPTVLTKAQILDHVWEYGFGGRSNVVELVVSRLRRKLDTTGDDPLIQTVRGFGYVIRQAPE, encoded by the coding sequence GTGGAAAAAGTACGACTCCTCGTCGTGGACGACGACCCGCCGATCGCCGACCTCGTGGCGACGGTCGCCCGCTACGAGGGCTGGGACGCGGTCACCGCGAACTCGGGCGCCGAGGCGCTGCGCCGCGCCGCCGAGTTCCGCCCCGACATCGTGGTGCTCGACCTGATGCTGCCCGACATCGACGGCTTCGGCGTGCTCGACCGGCTGCGGCACAGCGGCACCATGGTGCCGGTGGTGTTCCTCACCGCACGGGACGGGGTCGCCGACCGGGTCGCGGGACTGACCAGGGGCGGGGACGACTACCTGGTGAAGCCGTTCGCCGTGGAGGAGCTGATGGCACGGCTGCGGACCGTGCTGCGGCGCAGCGCCGGTCCCGGCGCCCAGCGCTCCGTGCTGCGGGTGGCGGACCTCACCATGGACGAGGACACCCGGGAGGTCCGGCGTGGCGGAAGACTGCTGACGCTCACCCCCACCGAGTACGAGGTGCTGCGCTATCTGATGCGCAAGTCGCCGACCGTGCTGACCAAGGCGCAGATCCTCGACCACGTGTGGGAGTACGGCTTCGGCGGCCGCTCCAACGTCGTCGAGCTGGTCGTCAGCCGGCTGCGCCGCAAACTCGACACGACGGGCGACGACCCGCTGATCCAGACGGTGCGCGGGTTCGGGTACGTGATACGCCAGGCGCCCGAGTGA
- the msrB gene encoding peptide-methionine (R)-S-oxide reductase MsrB, whose amino-acid sequence MSYDVEKPDEQWRAELTPAEYAVLRQAGTEPAFVGEYTDTKARGVYSCRACGAELFTSETKFDSHCGWPSFFDPKDTDAVELIEDRSHGMLRTEVRCARCGSHLGHVFAGEGYATPTDQRYCINSISLRLAADGEG is encoded by the coding sequence ATGTCGTACGACGTCGAAAAGCCGGACGAGCAGTGGCGGGCGGAGCTGACCCCGGCCGAGTACGCCGTCCTGCGGCAGGCCGGCACCGAGCCCGCGTTCGTCGGTGAGTACACCGACACCAAGGCCCGGGGGGTCTACTCCTGCCGGGCCTGCGGCGCCGAACTGTTCACCTCCGAGACCAAGTTCGACTCCCACTGCGGCTGGCCGTCCTTCTTCGACCCGAAGGACACCGACGCGGTGGAGCTGATCGAGGACCGCTCCCACGGGATGCTGCGCACCGAGGTGCGGTGCGCCCGGTGCGGCTCGCACCTCGGGCACGTGTTCGCGGGCGAGGGGTACGCCACCCCGACCGACCAGCGGTACTGCATCAACAGCATCTCGCTGCGGCTGGCGGCCGACGGCGAGGGCTGA